The Lysinibacillus timonensis nucleotide sequence CCTAAATACTTCTTCTGATTGGAAATGATGAGAAGACCAACCGCAATCGCTGGTAGTGCAACAATATTTAGTGCATTTGTAAACAGAGTCAAAGCTACAAATCCAGTAGAACCAGGTATAGACCAGACAACTGGGGAAATAAGGAGAAATAAACTAATCCACTTAAACTTTGAATCTCCCTCAATTTTTTGTTCTTTTGTTAATACCTTATTCGTCACTTTGTAATAACAATCTGTAATCACTTTCGCATAGCCAATCGCTGTACCAATCACGCTACTATAAAGAATCGCAAAAACACCAAGGTAAAAAATCCAAGATCCTAAGTCGCCCATATATATGCTAAGAGCAAGGGAAATATCATCTATTGTCTCAACTTGAATATTGTTAGGGCGTAAAATTTCAGCTCCAATAATCCAGATAGCTAATGTAAGGACAATTGCCGCAATAAACCCGAACAGTAAATCATTTCGTTGAATTCGTTTATGAACAGGTTTAATCCATCCTTTATCTTGTAAAAAATAAGGATAAATCAAATTCGTAAGAGAACCAGCAACTGCCCCTACTAATGAAACCCCTACAAGTATTACACTATAAGCACCTGTATCTTCTGGTAATCCGAAACCAACCGTCCCCTTTAGAATTCCTACGACATCTGGTTTGCTATATACTGCCAATCCTATAAATGATACCGTTAAAATCGCTAAAAGCCCTTTCATTACCCACTCTAGCTTTTTATAAACATTTCTTCCCATAATCAATAAGCTCACTAAGACAACCACTACCGACCAAATGAAATCGCTTCCAAATCCGAACATCCAATTGAGAGCTATGCCTGAACCTTTTATCATTTGTGCGACAATTAAATGTCCTATAAATAAAGACGCAATTCCAAAAAAGAATGGGAAAAACTTATGCAGACGTGCATAGCCTTCTAAAATAGTCATGCCCTCATTATTGTATATCTGGAAACGACCCATAATATTACAAATGACATACCTTATTAAAAGAGACAATACAAGAAGCCACATTAAATTGTAACCATAGTTTGCACCCGATACAGATGCAGTTATAAGGTCACCTGCACCCATCATCGTGAGGATCATAATAATTCCCGGTCCATAAACTTTTAGATTACCCCATATCTTTTGTATAAAACTTTTATTAGATTGAATGTTTTCCTTTTGTAACTCCATCATTTCCCTCCAAACTTTCAATTCTAGTATTTTTCAGTTTCGTTATGAAAGAAGTTGAAACATCAAAACATCCACCATCTAAACACCGTCATACAACTGATACCTCTTTGCATAGAAGAAACACTCGGGTACAAAGTAATTCTTTAGATTTATCCTCCTCTTTAATTTCAAATATGGTCTAAACAATAAAATCGGGATGAAATTAACGGTATTTCCTTCATTCAGCTTGAATTACTACGGTCATTAGGTAAGCGTTATCATTTCTCGTCACCCCATTTCCGTAATATATGAAATGTGATATATCAGATATTCAACTAATCTGAAAATATTTTGACTATTTAGACTATTGGCGTTGGGTTTTTTTCATTAGACATTCACGCGAGGGAAAAAATAAAAAAATACTTAAAAGATTGCCCTACTTTTAAGTATTTTTAGAAGCATTATTTAATTTTTAAATATCTACCTTGCCCTAATAAGATTAGGCGGAGTGTCTCCCATTAAACCAGTAACCAGGTTCTTTGCAGCTAACATTGCCATTTTAAATCGTGTTTCATGTGTAGCTGAACCGATATGAGGCGTAGTGACAACATTCTTCATAGATAGTAACGGATTATCCATTTCGATTGGTTCTTTAGTAAAGACATCTAGTCCTGCACCA carries:
- a CDS encoding Nramp family divalent metal transporter, whose translation is MELQKENIQSNKSFIQKIWGNLKVYGPGIIMILTMMGAGDLITASVSGANYGYNLMWLLVLSLLIRYVICNIMGRFQIYNNEGMTILEGYARLHKFFPFFFGIASLFIGHLIVAQMIKGSGIALNWMFGFGSDFIWSVVVVLVSLLIMGRNVYKKLEWVMKGLLAILTVSFIGLAVYSKPDVVGILKGTVGFGLPEDTGAYSVILVGVSLVGAVAGSLTNLIYPYFLQDKGWIKPVHKRIQRNDLLFGFIAAIVLTLAIWIIGAEILRPNNIQVETIDDISLALSIYMGDLGSWIFYLGVFAILYSSVIGTAIGYAKVITDCYYKVTNKVLTKEQKIEGDSKFKWISLFLLISPVVWSIPGSTGFVALTLFTNALNIVALPAIAVGLLIISNQKKYLGKHTNNWFENIMLVGTTILAIWGSYQLLISFFS